Part of the uncultured Desulfobacter sp. genome, TGCCGAAGGGCAGATCCACCAGCGCATAATCATAGTCAATATTGATGGCACCGATGAATTTGCTTTCCAGGCCCGCTTCATTGGAAATGGCCCCCACCACGTCACCGGGTTTCAGACCGTGCTTGTGCCCCACTTCAATGCGATATCGCTCCATTCCTTTTTCAGTGGGCGCTATTTTACTGCGGTTTAGGCGGGACGGTGCCTGTTTTTGTTTCTGTGAAACAGGTGCTTTGGCCTTTTTTTCATTTTTCTTGACACTCTTTTTAACAGCAGCGGGTTTGGCCGCCGTCTCTTTGAGCAGAAACGGTGTGTTACCCTGGAGCATCTTTGCCAGGGCCGCGGCCACCTGGGCAACCGGAATATCCTGTTCTTCTGCGGTGGCTTCCACCAGATCCGTGAAGGTATTCAGATCCTCGGTGTCGATGGTTTGGGCAATTTTATTTTTAAAATCCTCCACCCGTTTTTGATTGATTTCACGGTTGGAAGGCAGAACGATCTCTTCCACCGTCCGGCGGGTGGCTTGTTCGATGCGTTTTAACATCCACTTTTCTTTTGGCTGGACAAATAAAATGGCTTCACCGGTTCTTCCGGCCCGGCCGGTTCGTCCGATCCTGTGGATATAGGGTTCGATTTTAGAGGGCATATCATAGTTGATGACATGGGAAATCCGGTCAACATCAAGGCCCCTGGCCGCCACATCCGTGGCCACAAGAATATCGATATTTCCGTTTTTCAACCGGTTGATCGTCCGTTCCCGGGCCGCCTGGGCAAGGTCTCCGTTCAGGGCCTCGGCCTTAAATCCTTTTTCTTCCAGGGTTTTTGTCAGGACCATGGTGTCATTGCGGGTCCGGGTAAATACGATGACGCCGTCATGGGAGGACGCCTCTAATATCCGGATCAGGGCATTGCTCTTTTTGGTATGTCTTATCATCCAGAATTTTTGTTCGATGGTGCTGGTGACATCAGAATCATGACGGATAATCACCTTTTCAGGGTCTTTAAGGTATTTGCCCGCAATTTTTTGGATAGGGGCCGGCATGGTGGCGGAAAACAATGCAATTTGAGTAGATTGGGGGAGTTGGGATAAAATCCATTCAACATCATCAATAAATCCCATCTGCAGCATTTCGTCCGCTTCATCCAGCACCAGGCCGGACAGGTCAGGCAGGCAGAGGGTTTTGCGCCGCATATGATCCATAAGACGGCCTGGTGTCCCCACAACCACATGGACGCCCCGTTTTAACTGGTTCAGCTGAACACCGTAGCTTTGGCCGCCGTAAACCGCCAGAACATTCAGGCCCTTCATGTTTGCGCCGTAGTCAGTGAAGGACTGGGCCACCTGGATGGCAAGCTCCCGGGTCGGGGTCACCACAAGCACTTGGGGCCGCTTGTTTTTAAGATTGATACGGGAAAGCAGGGGCAGTGCAAACGCCGCTGTTTTTCCCGTTCCGGTTCTGGCCTGACCCAGCAGGTCTTTGCATGCGATCATATGGGGAATGGTCTTGGCCTGGATCGGTGTGGGGGTTTCATAGCCAACGGTTTGCAAAGCCGCTAAAACATCCGGGCTCAGGTTCATTTCGCCGAACCCGGCCTGTTCTAAATTTTTATGGGACATGGTTTTCCTTAAAAGCAAAAAAAGCCGGTACAGCCGGCCCTGTATATCAAGATTAATCTTAAATTGAACAGATATAAATATACGAAATTTTAGGGTAATGCAAGCTATTTGTTTTATTCGTCAGGGCAAACGCACTCAAAAGGAGTTAGGCGTATGGAAATTAAAGTATTAGGCCCGGGATGTGCCAAATGCACTAGGGCCCATGATCAAAATAAACTCTCCCATATGGCTTGCCTTTTTGACCTTCTTCTTCGTTGCTCCCTTAGGCACATATTTCAATATGCTCCCAAGAGAGCGCCTTGAATAAGGCTCAAAAATTCGGCGCCATATTTTGGGAGATTTTATTTCGACCCTGGGCCTAAAACAGAAAAGCTGGTCCGGGAAGTGATCCGGGAGACGGGCGTGGACGCAACCGTGGAAAAAGTGACCGACATGCTGCAGATTGCCTCATACGGGGGGTTCGGCACCCCTTCGGTGATTGTGGACGGAGAGGCCAAATGTGTGGGCAAGGTTCCTAGGAAAGCTGATATTAAAGCCTGGCTTGTGGGATCGGGTGGGCAATGGTGTACGCGTTTACAGCGTTCAGCTTGATTGGGTTTTGCAATATCGCGTGCTGTAAATCTTGAATTAAGGTGCAGGCGCTCCCCGCTGCAGACGCTACCAGGGGGTGGATGTGGTGTCGGTCAGATGACCGCAGGGGAAGGCCTGCTGCCCTAACGCAATCGTGAATACAAATTTTTTAAATAAAAAATGGTTTCCCGGGCCATAAGGCCCGGGTCAGTTATGTTGATGTTTCATTATTAATCGGCTTTACGTCTTAAAAAAGTGGGGATTTCCAGGTCGTCATTATCATAGTCCGTACCGTAGTCCTGGGTCTGGTTCTCTTCTCCCACCACGCGTTTGTGGCGAACCACACGCACCGGTTCATCCCAGTTGGCCATATCCTCTTCCGTGGCGTCCCTTACAACACCTCTGGCAATGCTCTGCCGGGATCCGGCAGGGGCTCCCATGCCCGGTGCGGTTTGGGCATAGGCCTGGGCCCCGTATGCCCCATAGGTGCCGTTGGCCGCCGTGGTTTGCTGGGGTTGATGCTGTTGTCCGTATGCCTGGGCGGTTTGGGGGTCAAATCTGCGCATATTTTCGGCAAATGCCGGTTCTTCCATGCCGATACCTGTGGCAATGACGGTGATGCGGATTTCATCCCCGAGCTCTTCGTCAAAGGTCTGGCCCCAGATGATTTCAGCCTCGTCACCCACTTCCTCATAAATGCGGTCACAGGCTTCGGTCATTTCGTCAAGGGTCAGATCTGAACTTGAGGTGATGTTCATCAGTACACCTTTGGCCCCGGATACGGAGATGTCTTCGAGCAGCGGATGGGAAATGGCCCGCTCGGCCGCTTCCGTGGCACGGTTTTCCCCGGAGGCAATACCAATACCCATTAACGCCTTACCCGCCTTTTGCATGGTGGTTTTTACGTCGGCAAAGTCCAGGTTGACGTGGCCGGGCATCATGATCAGGTCTGTGATGCCTTTAACGGAGTGGTGCAAAATTTCGTCGGCTTTAATGAACATGTCCTTCATGCGTGCCCCTTTACCGGCAATACCGCGCAGCCGGTCGTTGGGGATGGTGATCACGGTGTCCGTAATCTCCTGCAGCTTTTCAAGCCCCTCAAGGGCGGCTCTTTCCCGTTTTTTGCCCTCAAAGGAAAAGGGTTTGGAGGCCACCGCCACGGTGAGAATACCAAGATCCTTGCATATCTCTGCGATGACAGGCGCAGCGCCTGTACCGGTACCGCCGCCGAACCCGGCGGTGATGAATACCATGTGACTGTCTGCAAGGGCGTCCCGCAGTTCATCCATGCTTTCCAAAGCCGCATCTCTGCCCACGCTGGGGTCGGCCCCGGCCCCAAGGCCTTCGGTGAGCTGGACACCCATCTGGATTTTAGATTCCGCCCGGGAATGCTCTAATGCCTGGGCATCCGTGTTGGCCACAATAAATTTGACGCCCTGGAGCTTGGCGTCGATCATGTTGTTGACCGCGTTGCCGCCGGCGCCGCCGACACCGATGACCTTAATTTTTGCCGTGTTGTTGTTTTCCACATAAGAAAAAGTCATATCCACCTCCTGTATAGATTTAAATGATATTTTTAAACCATTGTTTCATTTTATTTAGAATTATCTGCAGCCCGCCGGCATCGGACTTGACATCCTGTATCACGCAGCTTGTTTTTGATCCGAAAATGACAAGACCGACACCTGTGGCGTATGCGGGGTTTTTAACAATGTCCTTAAGCCCGCCGATACGATCGGCTTCACCGATGCGCACAGGTACATTGAATACGGACTCGGCCATTTCCGCGATACCGTCCATGACAACGCTGCCGCCGGTGAGTATAAATCCGGCGGGAAAACTGTTTTCAAGGCCGTTGGAAAACAGGGCTTGCTTGAGCAGGGAAAAGATCTCCTCCACCCGGGGTTCCAGGATTTCAGCAAGAATGCCCTTGGGCAGGCGCTTGGGGGCCCTGCCGCCCACCGCAGGCACCTCAATGACATCATGGGCCTTGACATGCTGGGGGATGCAGGTGCCATGTGTTTTCTTGATCTTTTCGGCTTCGGGCAGGGGGGTCCGAAGCCCTACGGAAATATCGTTGGTCAGGTTATGGCCGCCCACGGTGAGTTCGTAAATGAATTTGAGATTATTGTCCTTGAACAGGGCAAGGTCCGTGGTGCCGCCGCCCATATCGGCCAGAATGCAGCCAAGTTCCTTCTCTTCATCGGTGAGCACGGCATAGCCCGATGCCAGGGATTCCAGGGCAATGTCGCACACCTCAAGCCCTGCCTTGTGACAGCACTTGATAATATTGCGTGCAGCAGATACGGCCCCCGTTATGATGTGGATTTTGGCTTCCAGGCGCACGGCCGTCATGCCCACGGGATTCTGGATGGAGGTCATTTCATCCACAATGAACTCCTGGGAGATGACATGCAGAATTTCCCTGTCCGGGGGGATGGCAACCGCCTTGGCCGCATCAATGACCCGCTCCACATCCATGTCGGTGATTTCCCGCCCCTTGATGGCAATGATGCCGTGGCTGTTGAATCCCTTGATGTGATTGCCTGCAATCCCCACGTACACCGAAGAAATATTGCAGTCGGCCATGAGTTCGGCTTCCTCCACAGCTTTTTTAATGGAATCCACCGTGGACTCAATGTTGACCACGGATCCCTTGCGAAGCCCTGTGGAGGGGTGAGAGCCCACACCGATGATGTTGATCTCATCATCAAGCATCTCACCGACGACTGCGCAGATTTTGGTGGTACCGATGTCAAGTCCCACCAGTAGTTTTTCGTTCCCCTGCAAGTTAAACCCCCTTTTCTATTGCATTTTGGGCAGCATCTTCAGTTGAGACAAATACCTTTTCCAGGCTATAAAGATCTATGGCGGATATTTTTTTATCCGGATAGTTGATCTTCATATAGCGTTGAATCTGCCTGGCCCTTGCAAGTTTTTTTTCAAATTCGTCAAACCCAAGTTTTACCGGAATCATTGCCTTGTCTTCAGATTCCGTGTCGGCTGAATTGTTTGTGAACCCCGTATCAGGATATGTGTTTAATATATTGATGAGTATGCCTGTGTTTTCGTCTCCCAAAATGGTCTGAATTTGACCGATGCCC contains:
- a CDS encoding DEAD/DEAH box helicase; protein product: MSHKNLEQAGFGEMNLSPDVLAALQTVGYETPTPIQAKTIPHMIACKDLLGQARTGTGKTAAFALPLLSRINLKNKRPQVLVVTPTRELAIQVAQSFTDYGANMKGLNVLAVYGGQSYGVQLNQLKRGVHVVVGTPGRLMDHMRRKTLCLPDLSGLVLDEADEMLQMGFIDDVEWILSQLPQSTQIALFSATMPAPIQKIAGKYLKDPEKVIIRHDSDVTSTIEQKFWMIRHTKKSNALIRILEASSHDGVIVFTRTRNDTMVLTKTLEEKGFKAEALNGDLAQAARERTINRLKNGNIDILVATDVAARGLDVDRISHVINYDMPSKIEPYIHRIGRTGRAGRTGEAILFVQPKEKWMLKRIEQATRRTVEEIVLPSNREINQKRVEDFKNKIAQTIDTEDLNTFTDLVEATAEEQDIPVAQVAAALAKMLQGNTPFLLKETAAKPAAVKKSVKKNEKKAKAPVSQKQKQAPSRLNRSKIAPTEKGMERYRIEVGHKHGLKPGDVVGAISNEAGLESKFIGAINIDYDYALVDLPFGMPKSIFNLLKRTWIKSHKMSISKYAC
- a CDS encoding thioredoxin family protein, which translates into the protein MRLKNSAPYFGRFYFDPGPKTEKLVREVIRETGVDATVEKVTDMLQIASYGGFGTPSVIVDGEAKCVGKVPRKADIKAWLVGSGGQWCTRLQRSA
- the ftsZ gene encoding cell division protein FtsZ — encoded protein: MTFSYVENNNTAKIKVIGVGGAGGNAVNNMIDAKLQGVKFIVANTDAQALEHSRAESKIQMGVQLTEGLGAGADPSVGRDAALESMDELRDALADSHMVFITAGFGGGTGTGAAPVIAEICKDLGILTVAVASKPFSFEGKKRERAALEGLEKLQEITDTVITIPNDRLRGIAGKGARMKDMFIKADEILHHSVKGITDLIMMPGHVNLDFADVKTTMQKAGKALMGIGIASGENRATEAAERAISHPLLEDISVSGAKGVLMNITSSSDLTLDEMTEACDRIYEEVGDEAEIIWGQTFDEELGDEIRITVIATGIGMEEPAFAENMRRFDPQTAQAYGQQHQPQQTTAANGTYGAYGAQAYAQTAPGMGAPAGSRQSIARGVVRDATEEDMANWDEPVRVVRHKRVVGEENQTQDYGTDYDNDDLEIPTFLRRKAD
- the ftsA gene encoding cell division protein FtsA, whose amino-acid sequence is MQGNEKLLVGLDIGTTKICAVVGEMLDDEINIIGVGSHPSTGLRKGSVVNIESTVDSIKKAVEEAELMADCNISSVYVGIAGNHIKGFNSHGIIAIKGREITDMDVERVIDAAKAVAIPPDREILHVISQEFIVDEMTSIQNPVGMTAVRLEAKIHIITGAVSAARNIIKCCHKAGLEVCDIALESLASGYAVLTDEEKELGCILADMGGGTTDLALFKDNNLKFIYELTVGGHNLTNDISVGLRTPLPEAEKIKKTHGTCIPQHVKAHDVIEVPAVGGRAPKRLPKGILAEILEPRVEEIFSLLKQALFSNGLENSFPAGFILTGGSVVMDGIAEMAESVFNVPVRIGEADRIGGLKDIVKNPAYATGVGLVIFGSKTSCVIQDVKSDAGGLQIILNKMKQWFKNII